The Euphorbia lathyris chromosome 4, ddEupLath1.1, whole genome shotgun sequence genomic interval CGATATTTATTCTCGTCTCTGTATACTCGACGAATTGGAAAAATTGGGAGTTGATAGATATGTTGAGAAAGAAAAGATGATGTTTTTAGATGATACATACAGGTATTGATTCAATTACCATATTtcttaattggggtaattaattgatttttcaaTTATATTGACATTAATTATTTGTTCAAATATAGATGTTGGTTGCAGGGAAGTGATGAAATATTTGCCGACCCTACATCTTGTGCCATGGCTTTTCGTTTCCTCCGGATGAATGGATATGTCGTTTCTTCGGGTACATCTCCTCTCATTATtcgtgtttttttataattgtcGTTAATGCTCTTCTCGAGAATTTCTGTATCCGCCACTAATTTTACCTTTTGTAAAAATTGTAGatgtgttggaaaattttgaggAAGAAGAGAACTTGTTTCATGTGAATGATACCAAATGTGTGCTGGAATTGTTCAAGGCTTCACAGCTCACCATTTTACAAAATGAGCCTATCCTTGATAGGATTTATAGTTGGACAAGTTCTTATCTTAAAGAGGAGTTACTTAATGCTTCCATTTCAGACAAAAGTCTACAAAATGAggtgtgtgtatatataatttacatatatattaagaaaaataaaaataaaactaaactaactttttaattttcttttaggTGGATTATATTTTAAAACATCCTTATGCAACTTTGAGAAGAATCGAAAATAGAAATTATATGGAAAGTTACAATACGGAGAATGTTTCACTCCTTAAAACGTCTTCGAGGTaacatatttataaaataagttatttatgaattttatctATCGATCAATTTAAGCTTTTCGGTTAAATGAGTTATAATTGTGAAAATTGATGAAACTAGGTTTGTGAATGTTGATAAGAGAAGTCTGTTAGCATATTCAAGGCAGGATTTCAACATGTGTCAAACCCATTTTAAAAATGAACTTGCCTATCTTGCAAGGTAATTAtcaatatttcttttttttttttttgaagaaatcaattattattatataaatttatctttatataaaataatttaaattcacAGGTGGGAAAAGAAATATCGGCTTGATAAGTTGAAGTATGCAAGGCAAAGGCTTgaacttgtttacttttctgtTGCAACTAATCTTTTCGAGCCAGAATTCTGTGATGCTAGATTGGCCTGGACTCAACATACAATTCTTACAACTGttgttgatgatttctttgatTTTGGTGGTTCTATGGAAGAACTAATCAATTTAATCAACTTGATTGAAAGGTATGTATATTTCCCTCTTTTTGCACATGTTTATGAGATCGGATACTCGTTTAAGTTCGTGTTTAATTGGTGTCTACGTGGTTATATTTAGAcagtgaaaaataaaattaggcCCGATTAAAGTCTGTTTAGGTCTATTTATTTTTGGACCAGTCTTGAGATCTATAAAAATAACACAGATGACctgtctattaatattaattattatatatatatatatatatatatatatatatatatatttacatattataatttataaaacaatggtacaaaattttataaatttaaagttaaatttctaacctatattttataatgagTTTTACggtaaataaaatatatggtCCCTCGAGTTTGCTACTTTGATTATGCTTTGTGAACTTCAAAATCAAACCTTATGGTTCATAACTTTACATTTTACTAGTATAATGACTCAaattttttaagtataaattttaatttttactacTAAAAGaatctattattttatttctagaaaaataattattttatggtGCATTTTTGTGGATTAGGTTTTGGGATTTGTTTGTAAGTGCGAACCTACCCAAATTCATAATAGGCTGAAGTGGGCTTTGACTGGACTAGACATCCAGCCGACCCATGGTCTactctttttatataaattcatcATTTAATATTAACGGTCATTCTCTATCACTCTCTATAAAAACAACTAATATGTACACATCATTGAAATGAATTTTAGATGGGATCAACATACACCCGACGAGTTCATGTCAAAGGAAGTTGAGATACTCTTTTATGCAATCTACGACTTAGTAAATGATGATGCAGAGAAGGCTAAAAAGTATCAAGGAAGATGCATCAAAAGCCACCTAATTGAAATTGTAATCACCTCAATTATTCAACTAATCATTTTTCATCTAACAATGTTTTCATACTAAAATctaatcattaatttgacttaaatgtttgttttttcaGTGGATTGTCATTCTTAAGGCAATGTTGAAGGAGTCGGAGTACGTAAGATACAATATAGTCCCAACAATTGATGAATACATAAAAAATGGGTGTGACTCAATATCATTTGGAGCTATAGTTCTCATACCACTTTACTTTTTGGGTAAAATGTCTGAGGAGGTTGTGAGAAGTGAAGAATACCAAACCTTACACATGCATATAAGTATGCTCGGTAGACTTATGAACGACCGTGTTACTTCTCAGGTAGAGCTAACTAACCACTTACACGAGAAATTCTATAATACTAATCATCTCTCATCAAATGGTAtgtattctttttattttattaatttatttgtttcTTTAATACTTATTTGTAGAAAGATATGGCCGAAGGTAAGTTGAACAGCGTATCACTAAGAGTTTTACATAGTAACGGGACCATAACCGAACAAGAGGCAGAGGAACAAGTGGATAAGATAATTGAGAAGCATAGAAGAGAATTGCTTAGAATGGTACAAACTGAAGGAAGTGTTGTTCCCAAAGCTTGTAAGAATTTATTTTGGATGACAAGCAAGGAATTGCACCTTTTCTACATGACTGAAGACTGTTTTTCATCTCCTGCCAAGCTTGTTAGCGGTGTAAATGCGATTCTCAATGACCCAATACTCATGCCATAGAATTTGTCAATTATCATATTACAGTTCTATGAAAGGATTTATGTGATCAGTATATCAAATTTTGAGTGATCTTAGCCCATTAAAGTATTTATATGAAGgtttattaatttgataaaaataGTGGAACAAATATAATTTGAAGTCATGAATATAATTGAATTAAGTCAAACGAAAAATAATATCTCTTTCCACATATCTAGTTATATTGAATTAGTTTTGCTATCATAGTTTTCGAAAATTGATCAAGCATTgcactatatatataatgcttAATTAGTCGGCTCGAATTTATTAACTATCAAAGAAATTTAGAATTATTCTCGTGTGGCTATTAAAAGATTAATGTGCTTAAACCATaatggataatgaattaagtatggagttaattatttaaattgttTATAGTTAGTTATAGTTCATAATGAGTTTGCGCGAATGAAATCTCACATAGCTTTAAATGATAAAGATTGAACTATAAAGAATGAATcctatatgataaaaaaaaatcgatttcCAACTATGGTACTTCTAGACAGGAAAATCGATTTAGGG includes:
- the LOC136227834 gene encoding ent-kaur-16-ene synthase, chloroplastic-like, which translates into the protein MMVACSTTSKLFPKDWESSNRTFSGSCHAQLNQRVKNIVVTQDEEKEVSRTSIRLKEMLKKVEQPDSSYDTAWVAMVPCMENSKNKPLFPTSLKWIMENQQPDGSWSNDSTHPLLIKDSLSSTLASILALQRWNVGQQLIHKGIDFIGSNIWAAGDIHQYCPNGFNIIFPSMIDSANKMGLSLSLDKSLLDSMLRNKDLETISLKGKGRKLAYVAEGLNGSNNWDEVMKYQRKNGSILNSPASTAAALIHLRDPKCFQYLDSLMLKFNHAVPTLYPFDIYSRLCILDELEKLGVDRYVEKEKMMFLDDTYRCWLQGSDEIFADPTSCAMAFRFLRMNGYVVSSDVLENFEEEENLFHVNDTKCVLELFKASQLTILQNEPILDRIYSWTSSYLKEELLNASISDKSLQNEVDYILKHPYATLRRIENRNYMESYNTENVSLLKTSSRFVNVDKRSLLAYSRQDFNMCQTHFKNELAYLARWEKKYRLDKLKYARQRLELVYFSVATNLFEPEFCDARLAWTQHTILTTVVDDFFDFGGSMEELINLINLIERWDQHTPDEFMSKEVEILFYAIYDLVNDDAEKAKKYQGRCIKSHLIEIWIVILKAMLKESEYVRYNIVPTIDEYIKNGCDSISFGAIVLIPLYFLGKMSEEVVRSEEYQTLHMHISMLGRLMNDRVTSQKDMAEGKLNSVSLRVLHSNGTITEQEAEEQVDKIIEKHRRELLRMVQTEGSVVPKACKNLFWMTSKELHLFYMTEDCFSSPAKLVSGVNAILNDPILMP